A genome region from Thermococcus onnurineus NA1 includes the following:
- the mnhG gene encoding monovalent cation/H(+) antiporter subunit G, with translation MNALTVIGEVLVLLGTFFYFLSALGLIRMPDVYNRMQTSTKSATLGSLGVIVGVGIWALGTDFGSAAWLTKTIVIAVFLLLTNPISAHALIRAAYKSGIPLWEGSIVDKYSEHLEAKVKAEETPEETDETGEGGEE, from the coding sequence ATGAACGCTCTTACGGTGATCGGAGAAGTTCTCGTCCTGCTGGGGACGTTCTTCTACTTCCTATCAGCCCTAGGTCTGATCAGGATGCCCGACGTTTACAACAGGATGCAGACCTCGACCAAAAGCGCCACCCTTGGTTCTCTGGGTGTCATAGTTGGTGTCGGAATTTGGGCTCTCGGGACCGACTTCGGAAGCGCGGCATGGCTCACAAAGACCATTGTCATCGCTGTGTTCCTCCTGCTTACCAACCCAATAAGCGCCCACGCACTCATAAGGGCAGCGTACAAGAGCGGAATCCCACTGTGGGAAGGCAGCATCGTCGACAAGTACAGTGAGCACCTCGAGGCGAAGGTCAAAGCCGAGGAAACCCCCGAAGAAACTGATGAAACCGGAGAGGGTGGTGAGGAATGA
- a CDS encoding DUF4040 domain-containing protein, with protein sequence MNLAYYIPHLIVAIMVVSAILAVEWKDILAAAVGMAAVSLFASLLFFFLQAPDVAMTEAAIGAALSGAVFIFAIKRTQRFETEEEETPGWWVRW encoded by the coding sequence ATGAACCTCGCGTATTACATCCCCCACTTAATAGTTGCGATCATGGTAGTCTCCGCAATACTCGCCGTCGAGTGGAAGGACATACTAGCTGCCGCCGTCGGAATGGCAGCCGTCAGCCTGTTCGCCTCACTGCTGTTCTTCTTCCTGCAGGCTCCGGACGTGGCTATGACCGAGGCAGCAATAGGTGCTGCACTCAGCGGTGCCGTGTTCATATTCGCCATTAAGAGAACCCAGAGGTTCGAGACGGAGGAAGAAGAAACGCCCGGGTGGTGGGTGAGATGGTAG
- a CDS encoding Na(+)/H(+) antiporter subunit B, whose protein sequence is MVVKRALAIITLLIIGYWLAQGLAGVPFGEDKMLVGQYYLDNVKQQTGSVNAVTAVVVNYRGFDTLGEVTVLFIASTGVGALLWRRKKERTAKTEGSIVLTTGTRLLFPFVMLFGAYIFIHGHLTPGGGFPGGATIATAFLLLYLAFITYEIPHRGFEVTEGLAGMSYVAVGLVGLAIGGYFLFDWIWQTWQFGWDNVGRLLSGGFIPIIYTIIGIKVGTELSGIIDNMLKEEVSE, encoded by the coding sequence ATGGTAGTCAAGCGCGCTTTGGCAATAATCACACTCCTCATCATAGGGTACTGGCTGGCTCAGGGGTTGGCCGGGGTCCCCTTCGGCGAGGACAAGATGCTCGTCGGCCAGTACTATCTCGACAATGTGAAACAGCAGACCGGCTCTGTTAACGCCGTCACCGCCGTCGTCGTCAACTACCGCGGATTTGATACCCTTGGTGAGGTCACCGTCCTGTTTATAGCATCTACTGGCGTTGGAGCCCTGCTCTGGAGAAGAAAGAAGGAGAGAACCGCAAAGACCGAGGGCTCAATAGTTCTCACAACCGGAACGAGGCTGCTCTTCCCCTTCGTGATGCTCTTCGGTGCCTACATCTTCATTCACGGACACCTCACCCCGGGTGGAGGATTCCCAGGAGGAGCCACCATTGCCACTGCCTTCCTGCTGCTGTACCTCGCGTTCATAACCTACGAAATCCCACACAGGGGCTTTGAGGTCACTGAGGGCCTAGCTGGCATGAGCTACGTCGCCGTTGGTCTAGTTGGTCTCGCAATAGGCGGTTACTTCCTCTTCGACTGGATATGGCAGACCTGGCAGTTTGGCTGGGACAACGTCGGTAGACTGCTGAGCGGTGGCTTCATACCAATAATCTACACCATCATCGGCATTAAGGTCGGCACGGAGCTCAGCGGAATCATCGACAACATGCTCAAGGAGGAGGTGAGCGAATGA
- a CDS encoding NADH-quinone oxidoreductase subunit K: protein MISVYYFGAIALILVGLYAILVKKNLLKILIGLSIMETGVNLLLISIGYVSGKSAPILSEGIGPSQAVDPIPQALVLTAIVIGVATTAMALSVAILIYEKYGTLNVEEIRRLRG, encoded by the coding sequence ATGATAAGCGTCTACTACTTTGGTGCGATAGCGCTCATCCTCGTAGGCCTCTACGCAATCCTGGTGAAAAAGAACCTGCTCAAGATTCTCATAGGCCTCAGCATAATGGAAACGGGTGTTAACCTGCTACTCATCAGCATTGGCTACGTGAGCGGCAAGAGCGCCCCAATACTGAGCGAAGGAATAGGTCCGAGCCAGGCAGTTGACCCGATTCCGCAGGCATTGGTTCTCACGGCTATAGTTATTGGAGTTGCCACCACCGCCATGGCCCTTAGCGTTGCCATACTGATTTACGAGAAGTACGGAACCCTTAACGTTGAAGAGATAAGGAGGTTGAGAGGATGA
- a CDS encoding monovalent cation/H+ antiporter complex subunit F, with the protein MIGINVYLALIAIATLLSMYRIFRGPTTVDRIVAVDIMTTITTGLMVLFALYYQRMIFLDVALVYAILAFGGVMAFARYMEGGL; encoded by the coding sequence ATGATAGGGATAAACGTTTATCTCGCCCTGATAGCGATAGCAACGCTCCTCAGCATGTACAGGATCTTCAGAGGACCAACGACAGTGGACAGAATCGTGGCTGTTGATATAATGACAACCATAACCACCGGACTAATGGTGCTCTTCGCGCTCTACTACCAGAGAATGATATTCCTCGACGTTGCCCTGGTATACGCGATTCTGGCCTTCGGTGGAGTCATGGCATTCGCGCGCTACATGGAGGGAGGCCTATGA
- the wecB gene encoding non-hydrolyzing UDP-N-acetylglucosamine 2-epimerase, which yields MKPAFVFGTRPEIIKLAPVIRAFEERGVEPLLIHTGQHYDYEMSSVFLEELELRRIDYHLEVGSGTQAEQTGTAMIKIEKVLMEEKPDVTLVQGDTNTVLAGALASVKLKIPVAHVEAGLRSFDRTMPEEINRILADHASEVLFAPTEEARKNLEREGITENVYVVGNTVVDAVLQNAEIAERKSDVLERFGLKPKEYILLTAHRAENTDSKENLRRLLEILEELPVKVVYPMHPRTRKKLESFGLWERVEAIENLIVTKPLGYLDFLKLQRNAKIVMTDSGGVQEESIILNVPCLTLRYNTERPETVKAGGNVLVGLEKERTLSHVERLLSDEEFYKKMASAPNPFGDGKSGQRIAEILLELYEKGELNVRSSRFI from the coding sequence TTGAAACCGGCCTTCGTATTCGGAACGAGGCCGGAGATAATAAAGCTTGCTCCTGTTATCAGAGCCTTCGAGGAGAGGGGCGTTGAGCCCCTTTTAATCCATACCGGCCAGCACTATGACTACGAGATGAGCAGTGTATTCCTCGAGGAGCTAGAGCTCAGGAGGATAGACTACCACCTTGAAGTTGGTTCTGGAACACAGGCCGAACAGACGGGAACGGCAATGATTAAGATTGAAAAGGTCCTGATGGAAGAAAAGCCCGACGTCACGCTCGTTCAGGGCGATACGAACACCGTCCTTGCCGGCGCACTGGCAAGCGTCAAGCTGAAAATCCCCGTTGCCCATGTTGAAGCTGGCTTAAGGAGCTTCGACAGAACGATGCCGGAGGAGATAAACAGGATTTTAGCGGATCACGCAAGTGAGGTTCTCTTTGCCCCGACGGAAGAGGCAAGAAAAAACCTCGAACGCGAGGGCATAACTGAGAACGTTTACGTCGTGGGCAATACCGTTGTTGACGCAGTCCTCCAGAACGCAGAGATAGCCGAGAGGAAAAGCGACGTCCTCGAAAGGTTCGGCCTCAAACCCAAGGAGTACATACTCCTCACCGCCCACAGAGCTGAGAACACGGACAGCAAGGAGAATCTCAGAAGGCTCTTGGAAATCCTTGAGGAGTTGCCGGTTAAGGTTGTCTATCCCATGCATCCCAGAACGAGGAAGAAGCTCGAGAGTTTTGGCCTCTGGGAACGTGTTGAGGCGATAGAGAACCTTATCGTCACGAAGCCGCTTGGATATCTCGACTTCCTAAAGCTCCAGAGGAACGCGAAAATAGTCATGACGGACTCGGGAGGTGTTCAGGAGGAGAGCATAATCCTCAACGTACCGTGCCTGACCCTCCGCTACAACACTGAGAGGCCAGAGACCGTGAAAGCCGGCGGCAACGTCCTCGTTGGTCTCGAAAAGGAGAGAACCCTGAGCCACGTCGAAAGACTTCTGAGCGATGAGGAATTCTACAAGAAGATGGCTAGTGCTCCAAATCCCTTCGGCGATGGAAAATCGGGACAGAGAATAGCTGAAATTCTGCTTGAGCTTTACGAAAAAGGAGAGCTGAATGTGAGGAGTTCACGATTTATATAA
- a CDS encoding Na+/H+ antiporter subunit E, with amino-acid sequence MGEASKISRYLYTVIVLFLIWLFLTASLDPQELGFGLLLSLIVGAFTYEIFTTNGLANLHPKRIAYAIAYIPYFLWAMIMANLDVAYRVLHPKRPINPGIVECRTVLKSDVGKLSLANSITLTPGTITLDVDGDRYFIHWIDVKDDSVEGASKSITEPFEKFLKVIFG; translated from the coding sequence ATGGGAGAAGCAAGCAAGATAAGCCGCTACCTGTACACGGTTATCGTGCTGTTCCTGATATGGCTGTTTCTAACGGCTAGTTTAGATCCACAAGAACTCGGATTCGGCCTGCTACTGTCTCTAATCGTCGGAGCCTTCACCTACGAGATATTCACCACCAATGGCCTCGCAAACCTGCATCCAAAGAGGATCGCCTACGCAATAGCTTACATACCCTACTTCCTCTGGGCAATGATCATGGCCAACCTCGATGTTGCATACAGAGTTCTTCACCCCAAGAGACCCATAAACCCAGGAATTGTTGAGTGCAGAACTGTTCTCAAGAGCGACGTTGGGAAGCTCAGCCTTGCGAACTCAATAACCCTGACGCCCGGAACCATAACCCTCGACGTTGACGGTGACAGGTACTTCATCCACTGGATAGACGTCAAGGATGATTCCGTTGAAGGCGCTTCTAAGAGCATAACCGAGCCCTTTGAAAAGTTCCTGAAGGTGATCTTCGGATGA
- a CDS encoding radical SAM protein has product MIEVKLPHTYFEDLGESVRLIWRDTLYAEFEKSELIQVIKRKYRVKPEVTARDGALIIDTDYSDVEKYIAIYIQNNLGALLRNRYTNRKVLYIHEGMDVPLLGYNAFGLIDRGTNLIQIRGVSGCNLSCIFCSVDEGPYSRTRKLDYVVDIDYLIKWFDDVAQIKGKGLEAHLDGQGEPLLYPFRVELVQALREHPNVRVISMQSNGTLLNDRLVEELAEAGLDRVNLSLHSLDPEKAKMLMGRKDYDLQHVLDMAEALVNAGVDVLIAPVIIFGINDNEAEAFIEFARRIGAGKRWPALGFQNYIPYKFGRNPTIAKLVPFKKFYEWLRELEQKTGMKPLVLKPHHFGMEKREFIPLAFRPGEVVRAEVVLPGRIQGEMLAKARNRLIEVINTDAEVGDRIKIKIVRTRHGIYIATPI; this is encoded by the coding sequence ATGATTGAAGTCAAGCTCCCCCATACGTACTTTGAAGATCTCGGCGAGAGTGTAAGACTAATCTGGCGAGATACTCTCTATGCCGAGTTTGAAAAGAGTGAGCTGATTCAGGTTATAAAGCGAAAATATCGCGTGAAGCCAGAGGTTACCGCGAGGGATGGTGCGCTCATTATCGATACCGATTATTCCGACGTCGAAAAGTACATTGCAATATACATTCAGAACAACCTCGGCGCCCTTCTTAGAAACAGGTACACAAATCGAAAGGTTCTCTACATTCACGAGGGGATGGACGTTCCTTTACTTGGTTACAACGCTTTTGGCTTAATAGATAGGGGAACTAATCTCATCCAAATTAGGGGTGTGAGCGGCTGCAACCTGAGCTGCATCTTCTGCTCTGTTGACGAGGGGCCCTATTCAAGAACCAGAAAGCTCGACTATGTGGTTGATATTGATTACCTGATAAAGTGGTTTGACGACGTCGCTCAAATCAAGGGAAAAGGTCTTGAGGCACACTTAGACGGTCAGGGAGAACCACTTCTCTATCCTTTCCGCGTGGAGCTCGTTCAGGCTTTGAGAGAGCATCCGAACGTTAGGGTAATCTCGATGCAGAGTAACGGGACTCTGCTAAACGATAGACTCGTGGAAGAACTTGCTGAGGCAGGTCTCGATAGGGTGAATCTCTCACTCCACTCCCTCGACCCAGAGAAGGCCAAGATGCTTATGGGGCGGAAGGACTACGACCTTCAGCATGTCCTGGACATGGCCGAGGCGCTGGTAAACGCCGGAGTGGACGTGCTCATTGCCCCAGTGATAATCTTCGGCATCAACGACAACGAGGCCGAGGCCTTCATAGAGTTCGCGAGGAGGATTGGGGCGGGTAAGAGATGGCCTGCTCTTGGCTTCCAGAACTACATCCCCTACAAGTTCGGCAGGAATCCAACTATAGCCAAGCTCGTGCCGTTCAAAAAGTTTTACGAGTGGCTCCGCGAGCTGGAGCAGAAGACCGGCATGAAGCCCCTCGTCCTGAAGCCTCACCACTTCGGCATGGAGAAGCGTGAATTCATCCCCCTTGCCTTCAGGCCGGGGGAAGTTGTAAGGGCCGAGGTTGTTCTGCCAGGCAGAATCCAGGGTGAGATGCTGGCAAAAGCCAGGAACAGGCTTATCGAGGTCATCAATACAGATGCCGAGGTCGGTGACAGGATAAAAATCAAGATAGTGAGAACGAGGCATGGGATTTACATAGCAACTCCCATTTAG
- a CDS encoding proton-conducting transporter transmembrane domain-containing protein, producing the protein MNGQYAALLIALPLISAFFVPVFKGMGKNAVRYFLILVTALQTGIAAWVFKEVYTTGQPIIVIAGGWKPPVGINLYLGHFAALFVLIIAVVSLFTSIFSISAVKTEPIDKYAMLFLLLMLGATGMIATGDIFNLFVFMEITAITAYALTAYNKTGESAEASMKYIILGGIGSSFFLIGVALIYGSLGTLNMAQIAQLAATMDPTVAQVGLALIILGLAVEAELFPLNAWAPDAYQAAPHPITVMFSAFVVKAALYAMARIIYLMQVVESWGSVLRLLIVMAALTVVVAELAALRQKNVKRMIAYSSIAQIGFIALAFALGTQAGVDAGVFHMINHAIVKVLLFLAVGYVAITLGGAELEKFQGLGRRMPLTAFAISVGAVATIGIPLFNVFWSKIRIILATLNVGYTWAAVLVLSASVVEAVYYFRLLHAIWFEGEGERISESMVIGLMMFFLAALVVVIGVYPDYVWELARKAGEDIFNVAQYVKNVPLMGVGA; encoded by the coding sequence ATGAACGGGCAGTACGCTGCTCTGCTCATAGCGTTACCCCTCATCAGCGCGTTCTTCGTCCCCGTGTTTAAGGGAATGGGAAAGAACGCCGTCAGGTACTTCCTGATCCTAGTTACCGCCCTCCAGACTGGAATAGCCGCATGGGTCTTCAAGGAGGTCTATACTACTGGCCAGCCAATAATAGTCATCGCCGGCGGCTGGAAGCCACCCGTTGGAATCAACCTCTACCTCGGCCATTTCGCGGCGCTCTTCGTACTCATAATAGCAGTCGTTAGCCTCTTCACTTCGATCTTCAGCATCAGCGCGGTCAAAACCGAACCCATCGACAAGTATGCCATGCTCTTCCTCCTGCTGATGCTTGGTGCCACCGGAATGATAGCGACCGGTGATATATTCAACCTCTTCGTCTTCATGGAGATAACGGCAATAACTGCCTACGCCCTCACGGCCTACAACAAGACAGGTGAATCGGCCGAAGCGTCAATGAAGTACATCATCCTCGGTGGAATCGGTTCAAGCTTCTTCCTCATCGGTGTCGCTTTAATCTACGGCTCCCTCGGAACCCTCAACATGGCCCAGATAGCCCAGCTCGCAGCAACTATGGATCCCACCGTAGCCCAGGTCGGCCTCGCGCTCATAATTCTTGGTCTGGCCGTCGAAGCTGAGCTCTTCCCGCTCAACGCCTGGGCGCCCGACGCTTATCAGGCAGCACCGCACCCAATCACCGTCATGTTCTCCGCCTTTGTCGTCAAGGCTGCCCTCTACGCCATGGCGAGGATTATCTACCTCATGCAGGTCGTCGAGAGCTGGGGCTCAGTGCTCAGGCTTCTCATCGTAATGGCCGCCCTCACCGTCGTCGTTGCCGAGCTGGCAGCGCTTAGGCAGAAGAACGTCAAGAGGATGATAGCCTACTCCAGTATCGCCCAGATAGGCTTCATAGCACTCGCCTTCGCCCTCGGCACTCAGGCCGGCGTTGACGCTGGTGTCTTCCACATGATCAACCACGCAATAGTCAAAGTTCTCCTGTTCCTCGCCGTCGGCTACGTGGCGATAACCCTCGGCGGTGCAGAGCTGGAGAAGTTCCAGGGACTCGGCAGGAGGATGCCGCTCACGGCCTTCGCTATCTCAGTTGGTGCAGTAGCCACCATCGGAATACCGCTCTTCAACGTCTTCTGGAGCAAGATCAGAATAATCCTTGCGACCCTGAACGTCGGCTACACCTGGGCGGCAGTACTTGTACTTTCAGCGAGCGTCGTGGAGGCGGTCTATTACTTCAGGCTGCTCCACGCCATATGGTTCGAAGGAGAGGGAGAGAGAATCAGCGAGAGCATGGTCATTGGCCTCATGATGTTCTTCCTCGCGGCTTTGGTGGTCGTCATAGGAGTCTACCCGGACTACGTTTGGGAGCTCGCCAGGAAGGCTGGGGAGGACATCTTCAACGTGGCCCAGTACGTTAAGAACGTTCCACTGATGGGGGTGGGAGCATGA